The Hevea brasiliensis isolate MT/VB/25A 57/8 chromosome 1, ASM3005281v1, whole genome shotgun sequence genome has a window encoding:
- the LOC110646827 gene encoding cell division cycle protein 48 homolog isoform X1: protein MRTHYRKTSLLLICLAKISPFQYEIPTCTMSHQAESSDSKSAKKDFSTAILERKKSPNRLIVDEAINDDNSVVSMHPETMEKLQLFRGDTILVKGKKRKDTICIALADDTCEPPKIRMNKVVRSNLRVRLGDVVSVHQCPDVKYGKRVHILPIDDTIEGVTGNLFDAYLKPYFLEAYRPVRKGDLFLVRGGMRSVEFKVIDTDPGEYCVVAPDTEIFCEGEPVRREDEDRLDEVGYDDVGGVRKQMAQIRELVELPLRHPQLFKSIGVKPPKGILLYGPPGSGKTLIARAVANETGAFFFCINGPEIMSKLAGESESNLRKAFEEAEKNAPSIIFIDEIDSIAPKREKTHGEVERRIVSQLLTLMDGLKSRAHVIVIGATNRPNSIDPALRRFGRFDREIDIGVPDEVGRLEVLRIHTKNMKLSDEVDLERIAKDTHGYVGADLAALCTEAALQCIREKMDVIDLEDDSIDAEILNSMAVTNEHFQTALGTSNPSALRETVVEVPNVSWDDIGGLENVKRELQETVQYPVEHPEKFEKFGMSPSKGVLFYGPPGCGKTLLAKAIANECQANFISVKGPELLTMWFGESEANVREIFDKARQSAPCVLFFDELDSIATQRGSSVGDAGGAADRVLNQLLTEMDGMSAKKTVFIIGATNRPDIIDPALLRPGRLDQLIYIPLPDEDSRHQIFKACLRKSPVSKDVDLRALAKYTQGFSGADITEICQRACKYAIRENIEKDIEKEKRRRENPEAMDEDVEDEVAEIKAAHFEESMKFARRSVSDADIRKYQAFAQTLQQSRGFGTEFRFSETRTSGAASDPFTTSAGGAEDDDLYG from the exons ATGCGCACGCACTATAGGAAAACGAGTCTTTTACTCATTTGCTTAGCCAAAATTTCTCCATTTCAATACGAAATTCCAACCTGTACAATGTCTCACCAAGCGGAATCGTCCGATTC GAAATCGGCGAAGAAAGACTTCTCGACGGCCATTTTGGAGAGGAAGAAGTCGCCGAATCGACTGATCGTTGACGAGGCTATTAACGATGACAACTCGGTCGTTTCGATGCATCCGGAAACCATGGAGAAACTCCAGCTTTTCCGCGGTGATACCATTCTCGTTAAG GGCAAGAAACGGAAAGATACAATCTGCATTGCTCTTGCTGATGACACCTGTGAGCCACCAAAGATCAGGATGAACAAGGTTGTTAGATCTAACCTGAGGGTTCGACTTGGAGATGTTGTATCTGTGCACCAATGCCCAGATGTTAAGTATGGAAAGCGTGTTCACATTCTGCCCATTGATGATACCATAGAAGGTGTCACTGGGAATCTATTTGATGCATACCTGAAAC CTTATTTCTTGGAGGCTTACCGACCTGTGAGGAAAGGGGATCTTTTCCTTGTCAGAGGAGGGATGAGAAGTGTAGAGTTCAAGGTCATAGATACTGATCCAGGAGAGTATTGTGTGGTTGCTCCAGATACTGAGATTTTCTGTGAGGGGGAACCTGTGAGAAGGGAGGATGAGGACAGGCTGGATGAAGTAGGATATGATGATGTTGGTGGTGTGCGGAAGCAGATGGCTCAGATTCGTGAGCTAGTGGAGCTGCCATTGAGGCATCCTCAACTTTTTAaatcaattggtgtgaaaccaccaAAAGGAATTTTGCTTTATGGACCCCCAGGTTCTGGAAAGACATTGATAGCTCGAGCTGTTGCTAATGAAACTGGTGCATTTTTCTTCTGTATCAATGGGCCTGAAATAATGTCCAAATTGGCTGGAGAGAGTGAAAGCAATCTCAGGAAGGCTTTTGAAGAAGCTGAGAAGAATGCTCCATCCATCATCTTTATTGATGAGATTGATTCAATTGCTCCCAAGCGTGAGAAGACTCATGGTGAAGTTGAAAGACGGATTGTCTCACAGCTTTTAACCCTTATGGATGGGCTCAAATCTAGGGCACATGTTATTGTTATTGGAGCTACTAATCGTCCAAACAGTATTGACCCAGCTTTGAGAAGGTTTGGAAGGTTTGATAGGGAGATAGACATTGGTGTCCCAGATGAAGTTGGGCGCCTTGAAGTTCTACGAATCCATACAAAGAATATGAAACTCTCTGATGAG GTTGATCTGGAAAGGATTGCAAAAGATACCCATGGTTATGTTGGTGCTGACCTTGCTGCCCTATGTACTGAAGCTGCACTCCAGTGCATCAGAGAGAAGATGGATGTGATTGACTTGGAAGACGATTCTATTGATGCTGAGATACTTAATTCCATGGCGGTTACCAATGAGCACTTCCAAACTGCCCTTGGAACAAGCAACCCATCTGCATTACGTGAAACA GTTGTTGAAGTGCCCAATGTTAGCTGGGATGACATTGGTGGTCTTGAGAATGTTAAGCGGGAGCTTCAGGAG ACTGTTCAATATCCTGTGGAGCATCCGgagaaatttgagaagtttggcaTGTCGCCTTCTAAAGGTGTACTTTTCTATGGCCCTCCTGGATGCGGGAAAACTCTGCTGGCTAAAGCAATTGCaaatgaatgtcaggcaaacttCATAAGTGTCAAGGGTCCTGAACTACTCACTATGTGGTTTGGTGAGAGTGAAGCCAATGTTAGAGAAATTTTTGACAAGGCCCGACAATCTGCACCATGTGTCCTTTTCTTTGATGAGCTTGACTCTATTGCTACTCAG AGGGGAAGCAGTGTTGGTGATGCTGGTGGCGCAGCTGATCGGGTTTTGAACCAACTTCTTACTGAAATGGATGGCATGTCAGCAAAGAAGACTGTTTTCATAATTGGGGCCACCAACAGACCTGACATTATTGACCCAGCACTTTTGCGTCCTGGCCGTCTAGACCAATTGATTTATATTCCTCTTCCAGATGAAGATTCACGACATCAAATCTTCAAAGCTTGTCTGAGGAAATCACCTGTCTCAAAAGATGTTGATTTGAGGGCATTGGCCAAGTATACTCAAGGATTCAGTGGAGCTGATATTACTGAAATTTGCCAGCGGGCATGCAAATATGCCATAAGGGAGAATATAGAGAAG GATATTGAAAAAGAGAAGAGGAGAAGGGAGAATCCTGAGGCAATGGATGAGGATGTTGAGGATGAGGTGGCTGAGATCAAAGCTGCTCATTTTGAGGAGTCAATGAAATTTGCTCGCAGGAGTGTTAGTGATGCTGACATTCGCAAATATCAAGCATTTGCTCAGACATTGCAGCAATCTAGGGGATTTGGGACAGAATTTAGGTTTTCAGAAACAAGGACCAGTGGTGCAGCATCTGATCCATTCACAACTTCAGCTGGTGGAGCTGAAGATGATGATCTGTATGGTTAG
- the LOC110646827 gene encoding cell division cycle protein 48 homolog isoform X2: MKSAKKDFSTAILERKKSPNRLIVDEAINDDNSVVSMHPETMEKLQLFRGDTILVKGKKRKDTICIALADDTCEPPKIRMNKVVRSNLRVRLGDVVSVHQCPDVKYGKRVHILPIDDTIEGVTGNLFDAYLKPYFLEAYRPVRKGDLFLVRGGMRSVEFKVIDTDPGEYCVVAPDTEIFCEGEPVRREDEDRLDEVGYDDVGGVRKQMAQIRELVELPLRHPQLFKSIGVKPPKGILLYGPPGSGKTLIARAVANETGAFFFCINGPEIMSKLAGESESNLRKAFEEAEKNAPSIIFIDEIDSIAPKREKTHGEVERRIVSQLLTLMDGLKSRAHVIVIGATNRPNSIDPALRRFGRFDREIDIGVPDEVGRLEVLRIHTKNMKLSDEVDLERIAKDTHGYVGADLAALCTEAALQCIREKMDVIDLEDDSIDAEILNSMAVTNEHFQTALGTSNPSALRETVVEVPNVSWDDIGGLENVKRELQETVQYPVEHPEKFEKFGMSPSKGVLFYGPPGCGKTLLAKAIANECQANFISVKGPELLTMWFGESEANVREIFDKARQSAPCVLFFDELDSIATQRGSSVGDAGGAADRVLNQLLTEMDGMSAKKTVFIIGATNRPDIIDPALLRPGRLDQLIYIPLPDEDSRHQIFKACLRKSPVSKDVDLRALAKYTQGFSGADITEICQRACKYAIRENIEKDIEKEKRRRENPEAMDEDVEDEVAEIKAAHFEESMKFARRSVSDADIRKYQAFAQTLQQSRGFGTEFRFSETRTSGAASDPFTTSAGGAEDDDLYG; encoded by the exons AT GAAATCGGCGAAGAAAGACTTCTCGACGGCCATTTTGGAGAGGAAGAAGTCGCCGAATCGACTGATCGTTGACGAGGCTATTAACGATGACAACTCGGTCGTTTCGATGCATCCGGAAACCATGGAGAAACTCCAGCTTTTCCGCGGTGATACCATTCTCGTTAAG GGCAAGAAACGGAAAGATACAATCTGCATTGCTCTTGCTGATGACACCTGTGAGCCACCAAAGATCAGGATGAACAAGGTTGTTAGATCTAACCTGAGGGTTCGACTTGGAGATGTTGTATCTGTGCACCAATGCCCAGATGTTAAGTATGGAAAGCGTGTTCACATTCTGCCCATTGATGATACCATAGAAGGTGTCACTGGGAATCTATTTGATGCATACCTGAAAC CTTATTTCTTGGAGGCTTACCGACCTGTGAGGAAAGGGGATCTTTTCCTTGTCAGAGGAGGGATGAGAAGTGTAGAGTTCAAGGTCATAGATACTGATCCAGGAGAGTATTGTGTGGTTGCTCCAGATACTGAGATTTTCTGTGAGGGGGAACCTGTGAGAAGGGAGGATGAGGACAGGCTGGATGAAGTAGGATATGATGATGTTGGTGGTGTGCGGAAGCAGATGGCTCAGATTCGTGAGCTAGTGGAGCTGCCATTGAGGCATCCTCAACTTTTTAaatcaattggtgtgaaaccaccaAAAGGAATTTTGCTTTATGGACCCCCAGGTTCTGGAAAGACATTGATAGCTCGAGCTGTTGCTAATGAAACTGGTGCATTTTTCTTCTGTATCAATGGGCCTGAAATAATGTCCAAATTGGCTGGAGAGAGTGAAAGCAATCTCAGGAAGGCTTTTGAAGAAGCTGAGAAGAATGCTCCATCCATCATCTTTATTGATGAGATTGATTCAATTGCTCCCAAGCGTGAGAAGACTCATGGTGAAGTTGAAAGACGGATTGTCTCACAGCTTTTAACCCTTATGGATGGGCTCAAATCTAGGGCACATGTTATTGTTATTGGAGCTACTAATCGTCCAAACAGTATTGACCCAGCTTTGAGAAGGTTTGGAAGGTTTGATAGGGAGATAGACATTGGTGTCCCAGATGAAGTTGGGCGCCTTGAAGTTCTACGAATCCATACAAAGAATATGAAACTCTCTGATGAG GTTGATCTGGAAAGGATTGCAAAAGATACCCATGGTTATGTTGGTGCTGACCTTGCTGCCCTATGTACTGAAGCTGCACTCCAGTGCATCAGAGAGAAGATGGATGTGATTGACTTGGAAGACGATTCTATTGATGCTGAGATACTTAATTCCATGGCGGTTACCAATGAGCACTTCCAAACTGCCCTTGGAACAAGCAACCCATCTGCATTACGTGAAACA GTTGTTGAAGTGCCCAATGTTAGCTGGGATGACATTGGTGGTCTTGAGAATGTTAAGCGGGAGCTTCAGGAG ACTGTTCAATATCCTGTGGAGCATCCGgagaaatttgagaagtttggcaTGTCGCCTTCTAAAGGTGTACTTTTCTATGGCCCTCCTGGATGCGGGAAAACTCTGCTGGCTAAAGCAATTGCaaatgaatgtcaggcaaacttCATAAGTGTCAAGGGTCCTGAACTACTCACTATGTGGTTTGGTGAGAGTGAAGCCAATGTTAGAGAAATTTTTGACAAGGCCCGACAATCTGCACCATGTGTCCTTTTCTTTGATGAGCTTGACTCTATTGCTACTCAG AGGGGAAGCAGTGTTGGTGATGCTGGTGGCGCAGCTGATCGGGTTTTGAACCAACTTCTTACTGAAATGGATGGCATGTCAGCAAAGAAGACTGTTTTCATAATTGGGGCCACCAACAGACCTGACATTATTGACCCAGCACTTTTGCGTCCTGGCCGTCTAGACCAATTGATTTATATTCCTCTTCCAGATGAAGATTCACGACATCAAATCTTCAAAGCTTGTCTGAGGAAATCACCTGTCTCAAAAGATGTTGATTTGAGGGCATTGGCCAAGTATACTCAAGGATTCAGTGGAGCTGATATTACTGAAATTTGCCAGCGGGCATGCAAATATGCCATAAGGGAGAATATAGAGAAG GATATTGAAAAAGAGAAGAGGAGAAGGGAGAATCCTGAGGCAATGGATGAGGATGTTGAGGATGAGGTGGCTGAGATCAAAGCTGCTCATTTTGAGGAGTCAATGAAATTTGCTCGCAGGAGTGTTAGTGATGCTGACATTCGCAAATATCAAGCATTTGCTCAGACATTGCAGCAATCTAGGGGATTTGGGACAGAATTTAGGTTTTCAGAAACAAGGACCAGTGGTGCAGCATCTGATCCATTCACAACTTCAGCTGGTGGAGCTGAAGATGATGATCTGTATGGTTAG